The Etheostoma spectabile isolate EspeVRDwgs_2016 chromosome 9, UIUC_Espe_1.0, whole genome shotgun sequence DNA segment ATCAGCAAGATTGTGtgttaaataaagtaataataatcattgGAAATTCAACCCCACTGCTGTCACAGCTGACATTTTGCATATCTGTGTTTGGCGATCTGCCAAATACAAGAAATGGTATCATAGTGATGctcttctctttgtctttaCCATGCAGACAGCAGTTCCTCTGGGTTCACCACTGCAGCCCCCCCCAGCACGGGTGTCAGTGTGGAGGCTGCCGACATCGCTGTGGTTGTCGTCtactttatttttgtcatgGGGGTTGGAATCTGGGTAAGACTATTTTAATTCTGGATTATTTTGACACTCGCACCAATATTTACCATTATACCTAATAacatcttaaccctcatgttgtcctcgggtcaaattgacccgtatTCCtataaaaatgttctttttaattaccccaaataacacgattgattccacacaacgctctttgccaagtacaaatctctactttcattaattttgggtcttattcaattttataacatttggagaaaaaaattgaagtgtttttgaaatagtattgagtaaaagttgacatattccagtctgtgattaaccatcaacatactgtacattcctttaattttagtctaaataattcctaatttctgcatttctaactcaaacattaggtataatttcctataactgaggtttattgaccacaaattccaaaaatgactgtaaaactaaagttaataagttagtgttacgtNNNNNNNNNNtgaaaacgtcaaaaaaagtgacaaacgttgaaaaaaagcatcaaaagtgttaaaaaaaagcgacaaaaaacgaagaaaaaggtaaaaacgtTGATTAAGAACCTCAACATaagggttgattttcaattttgacgggaagacaacacaagggttaaacatcgTTTAAGAACTATCTCAGGTGAACAAGTGTTCAATGTAGTTTGTTGAAGTGTGAGTCAAAAGTCAAATTTAACTGATGCCTATTTTTGGATTCCACAAATGCTATTAAGTATCCTAAAACTACCGAAACCCTAAATACTATACCTGACAGAGAGCCAGATTGGGCTCTAAAAGTGCTAACCATGCCTGAATACATGGGTTATAATTATTTGTGTCTCCTTTTGCGTCTGGTCCTTTCATGATTCAGTATGTGTTGCATATACTTGCCGATCTGATACTAACCTCTGCCCTCTACAGTCATCAGCCCGAGCCAGTCGCAGCACTGTGAGGGGGTACTTCTTGGCTGGCCGATCAATGAGCTGGTGGCCTGTGAGTATGATGTGGTACTGTAATGATGTTTTGCTCCTAATTGCGTGATAATGCGCAttagggggtggcagtagctcagtccgtagggagttgggttggaaaccggagggtcactggttcaagtccccgtatggaacAAAAcgtatggagtgtggattggtggctggagagatgccacttcacctcctgggcactgccaggtgctcttgagcaaggcactgtaccccccccaccacccgctcagggcgctggttcagctggcagcccactcactctgacatctctccattagtgcatgtataagacctgagcatgtgtgtgtgtgtagttcaggcctgtgtgtgattactaactaAGTGTGTACGCAGAgtgtaaattgaaatttccccactaacaaacaaattaaaaaaaaaattaatgccATATGGCATTGTCAACATACTGTTCTTctgacagatttttttgttctgttttgtattgGATAGTTAAGAATTGCTGCCCTTATACCTACTGTAACATTACAGAATGATTATTCTGACACAGTCAGAAGTTTGTAGCCAATCATTATTGTCATGTTTCAGCATGGAAGGTCATTCTTGAGCTTTTGTAACGGTATAAATAACAAAGTAGTTAAATAATTTAGTAGGGGCCAAACGATGTGTGGTGAATTCAATtggtaaaataaagaaaaactttctGTTAAATTCAACTTCAATATACTACATGTTGACTTTCATTAGTGTCCTCCCATTTCTAACACGTCCTGCTAAATACCATTACTTGATACATGGTAGATGTCAGGGAGAGCCACAGTAGACTGTTACTTTAAGACTTTGGTGTATTTGGGGTATGCTGAGGATAGTGAGTAAGTATGATATGATATGTTCTTGTTCTTGGGaatgatctgtgtgtgtttacagatcggagcctctctgatgtCCAGTAATGTTGGCAGCGGTCTGTTTATCGGCCTAGCGGGAACAGGAGCAGCCGGAGGCATCGCTGTCGGGGGATTTGAATGGAACGTAAGACAACATGGTGTGGAACCATGAATCATGAGTTGTGTTTgttgagcccactagatggtgccCTTCGGCTTGTCATTGAACCCCTAACTTGGGGCACCTGTCATGGGCAGCCCTCTCACTCTGACATCCCTCCATTTGTACATTTGAACCTGGGCATGTGTGTGGATTTTAGGCCTGTTAACAACAGAGTAAAAAGATGagatttccccttgcgggattaataaagtatgtctTCTTCATGTTAATAATCGTTCCATTTGATCATGAATTGTAAAGTACCATGAGCTAAGAATTCATCATTGATCATCTTCTGACGTTTCATAGTAATTAATAAGTAAGATTTCCAATTGGATGAATTCATGGTGCAGATGTAACCAACAGCTGTGCATCATGACAGCTGCTCTGATGGAGAAACGGCACATCTTGAAATGCAAATGGCGGTTTAAGGGAGTTTCGACATCCATTCatccttgtgtttctgtgtttctgtagGCCTCGTGGGTGCTGGTGGCTCTGGGTTGGATCTTCATCCCCGTCTACATCTCCGCTGGTGTGGTCACCATGCCGGAATACCTGGGCAAGCGCTTTGGCGGCCAGAGGATACGCATATACATGTCTGTCCTGTCACTCATTCTCTACATCTTCACCAAAATATCTGTAAGACACACacgtccacacacacaaatgaggTACAATCCAAGACACAGTAGattttgtatctgtgtgttaCCCAGACAGATATTTTTTCGGGGGCGATGTTTATCCAGGTGTCGATGGGCTGGGATCTCTACCTGTCCACAGGTATACTGCTGCTGGTCACTGCTGTTTACACTGTGGCAGGtaaaaacgcacacacacacataaactgcTTCATAAAGCCCAGTTCAAAAAGAACTGTGTCTCTTAATTGCACCTCTGGGAAAGATAACGTTatttcaattgaattgaataatacTCTGTTGCAATACCAtgattatttgtgtgtttgtgtgtgtgtgtgtgtgtgtaggtggttTGGCAGCAGTGATCTACACTGATGCGCTCCAGACTTTGATCATGGTTGGGGGGGCCTTTGCACTAATGTTCATAGGTAgggtgcacacacaaacacacacacacacacacacacacacacactatgttaTACTAGTAGttaatacaatattttataCCAATAATGACAATATTGGTAAATGAACATTTTCATGTCATTTTCTCTTGCTGCTACTTTCACATGAATCCCAGGAAGCATTACATGGACAGCCCCGTATAATAGTTATAGCATTGATCAGATCTAATGTAaaattcaatgtgtgtgtgtgtgtgtgtgtgtgtgtgtgtgtttccagcaTTCTCCAAAATTGGTGGGTACGAGGGCCTTGTGGAGAGTTATATGTTAGCTGTTCCCTCTGTGACAGTCGCTAACACCACCTGCCACCTCCCTCGCAGCGACGCCTTCCGCCTGTTCAGAGACCCGGTGTCAGGGGACCTGCCCTGGCCCGGTCTGCTGTTCGGCCTCACCGTACTGGCTACATGGTGCTGGTGCACAGATCAGGTGACACAAACAGTCCATTGAAGTTCTGATTGGGCCATCAGTTAAGTCTTTATTTTGGAGCGGCACACGCCTGCTCATTGGATTCTAAATGAAAGGGTTAGGTTAAAAGAGAGGCGGTCCACATCCTGTGGGCTTAGGGTAAGGATGTGGGTTAGGcgtttagttgtgatggttggggGTAGGAGTTAGggaattaatgtgtgtgtttgtgtgtgcaggttATAGTCCAGAGGTCTCTGTCTGCCAAGTCTTTGTCTCATGCCAAAGCAGGCAGTGTGTTGGGAGGCTACCTCAAAGTGCTGCCAATGTTCTTCATCGTCATGCCAGGGATGATCAGCCGAGCACTGTTCCCAGGTCAGTCTCTCTGTTGGACTGTCACGGAAAATACCTCATTAAACCAGCCGAAACCTATCTCCCAACCATTGTGAAATATATTCATGGAACTGAGCATGCAATTCAAAACAGTTTTCTGAAACAGCTTTCAAAGTGGAGCACAGGAGAACAGGCAGCCATATGTAACACATGTAAGTTCTAATGTTCGCTGTGCAGAATGATGTCTCTGGAGGTTGAGTGATGGAAAATGTGGAaagtaatgtaaaatataaagtacatgtgcattgaaaacatgcaaacataccTGGCGTGACCTTTTAATGTCACGCTGTGCAGAAGGCAGGAGCACTTGTTCTGAAAGGTTCTGAAAGCCTGAAAATAACTAACTACATCTTTtattctgtatgtgtttgtgtgtgtgtgtgtatttgtgtagaTGAGGTAGGCTGTGTGGATCCAGCagtgtgtcagagtgtgtgtggaaCTCCAGTTGGCTGCTCCAATATAGCCTACCCTAAACTAGTGGTGGAGCTAATGCCTGTGGGTGAgtaacccccacacacaccacacacacacacaaacacacacacacacacacacacacacacacaccacacacccacacacacaccacaacaaaagtgtgtctcactatctttgtggggaccagtcattgacataatggcCTTAGCCCCttacctaaccttaaccatcaaacctaaatgcctaaattaaaccccccccccccccccccgccctaaccataacctaactctaaccctaatcctaaaacaagtcttattcctcaaacagccctttaagttgtggggaccagcattttgtccccacaaagctgtcaggacccgtAAGTATACTGTGTTCCCGGTTTTGgtcccacaaatgtagttaaacaaagCACACCCACATTGTGcatctcactatctttgtggggacccgtcattgaaATAATGCATTCCTCTTACCCTAACTTAACATCATAACTAAATGCCaacttaacccttaccctcaccctaatATAACCTAATTAACCCTAAtactaaaaccaagtcttaaccctcaaaagCCCTGTAAAGTGGTGGGGTCAGCATTTTGCATCACAAGTATACTTATTCACGGTTTTGgacccacaaatgtagttaaacgaccaaaaacaccacacacaacacacccacaccaacacaccacacacacacacacacacacacacacacacacacacacacggcagagATCACCCCTCTCCCGatgctcccagaatgcattgcccgGCTGCTCACACAATGAATAAGAAAAAGGCTAGAAATGACACATGCTGCCTGTGGACACGTACCATCACCCTGACACTAACCCACTGCCCATATAAGGGTACACAGTCACCATTGCAAGCACTGTTTGTCCCTTGAAATGAAACATCAATATCATAATCATATAGATCAGTCAATCCACCATTACCTTTACATGTGTATTTGACTTTCTACCCTTTTCTACACTCTACACTAAATGGTCACGTGCATCCTGTGCTTTCTCCTGCTTCTGTGTTATTACTATATATTCCCTCTGTAAATGAAAGATCAAATGATAGAGTTATTGAATTGTAGAATATAAACATCAAAATAACTGACCATCTGATTGACCCTTCTGTCTGTGCAGGTCTTCGTGGTCTGATGCTAGCAGTGATGCTAGCTGCTCTGATGTCATCTCTGACCTCTATCTTTAACAGCAGCTCCACTCTGTTCACCCTGGATCTATACCACAGAGCCCGGCCTGCAGCCTCAGAGAGGGAGCTCATGATAGTGGGACGGTAGGGCTCCAAATACTAACTGATACATATCGGTAAAAATCTCTGGACGACTAACCTTTTTAATGTTGACGGTGAAGTTGGGCCTTCTGTGACATCATCAGCCAACGCAGAGAGGGGGGTCATCACTCCTCAACCCCCAGGAACTTTGTTTAAAAAGTTCAGCAGCCTCATTCTAAATTTGAAAGCATTTATAGACGAACATCCAAGTCAAAGTATCAATGATGGTCATTGCTGAATTAGAATGACTGATCAGCAGTCTCCAGACATCAAAACCTCAATGATGCTGAGTAATCACCTCGAGTTCACTTCAACAGTTGAAACTGCCAACTCGCTGGATACTGTTTTGTGATTTATGATGTTTTTCCATAATTTTCATAATTCCATAATTTGACAACTTCCGTATGGAATATGTAAAAGACCTgctctggacctgctcttttatgaaaatcgtggtgagataacttttgtgatttggcgctatatatcaataaaattgaattgaattgaattaaaaggtAGTTGTTGGGACAGCAacaataactttattttacaatattaaaCTGCAGATCCAGCGATCATGATTATGGCATTAATGTCTGCCATGACAGTTAGTGGTATTATACTGAAGGCCGTTTCTTCACACCGGTTCATCTCTTTAGACACATGCAGACTCTGTGCACACAGATGCTTAGGATGATGCTCATATGAACACCAGTCGTGTCTGGAGCAGGTCTCGCTGCCACCGTGGCTCACCCACAGCCACAACAGACCATTCACTAATAACAGGGTTTATTTCGACTGCTAAAGTCAACAGGCGTGTTGGACACGGGCACATTGACGACCATTCACACAGCTTCACAAAACAATGGGAACGACTAAAAAAGGCCCTCAGGTTTCGGATCCCGCCCCGTGCCCGGGTACGCCAACACAGCCTGGCCACGGAATTACCCAAAATGCGTGTGGCACACTCCCGATGCACATGACAGCGATCTGGCTTCGCTGCTGGGTTCACAGGGAAAAGGCTGCGGGGGTCGTTTTGTGCACCCAAAGTACAATATTGGAAAAACTGCATAACGACATAACTCATTATAGCATTAAAAATGATCTTGGAGTGAGCCCAGAGGCCCTATGTGAGCTAAGCACTAGAACTCCAATAACATTGGATTGTGTATTTCTGAAtttataaaaactgtaaaacaatggggttagggttggggttgggttcctaaataactaaaataaataactcaaCCTGAAGACAAACAACTGTCTTTCAGATATCATTTGTAACGACTTAAGTCTCACCTGAAGCTGACATAATAAATTATGGTGTATTCTTTTCAGGGTGTTCATCCTTGTCTTGGTGTGTGTTAGTCTGTTGTGGATTCCAGTCATCCAAACAGCCAACAGTGGACAGCTGTTTGATTACATCC contains these protein-coding regions:
- the slc5a9 gene encoding sodium/glucose cotransporter 4, encoding MSASLTTDSSSSGFTTAAPPSTGVSVEAADIAVVVVYFIFVMGVGIWSSARASRSTVRGYFLAGRSMSWWPIGASLMSSNVGSGLFIGLAGTGAAGGIAVGGFEWNASWVLVALGWIFIPVYISAGVVTMPEYLGKRFGGQRIRIYMSVLSLILYIFTKISTDIFSGAMFIQVSMGWDLYLSTGILLLVTAVYTVAGGLAAVIYTDALQTLIMVGGAFALMFIAFSKIGGYEGLVESYMLAVPSVTVANTTCHLPRSDAFRLFRDPVSGDLPWPGLLFGLTVLATWCWCTDQVIVQRSLSAKSLSHAKAGSVLGGYLKVLPMFFIVMPGMISRALFPDEVGCVDPAVCQSVCGTPVGCSNIAYPKLVVELMPVGLRGLMLAVMLAALMSSLTSIFNSSSTLFTLDLYHRARPAASERELMIVGRVFILVLVCVSLLWIPVIQTANSGQLFDYIQSVTSFLAPPITAVFLMAIFWPRANEQGAFWGLMSGLLVGLIRMVLEFSYASPSCGQPDRRPAVLADVHYLYFALILLALTCLVIAAVSLATAPIPAQHLHRLTWWSRHSQEPRIDLTAPQMTSDPSPDSERGPESRWRSIAARLCCLTSPSSGSVSPKAESSELNSLAERPLWRRVCNVNALLLLAANVFLWGYFA